The following proteins come from a genomic window of Sphingosinicella flava:
- a CDS encoding CvpA family protein: MTALDIITLLLVGGGLVRGFLRGFVTEVLALAAWIAAIAALKLFHTPLAARLEEPVGTVSGASVLAFAVIFLGVFVTGKLVSHRIGGATRKSIVGPVDRVLGGGFGALKGLIGATLLFLAASLAYDLFYGRDAERPEWMMNSRTYPLLNASGRAIVDFVETRRGREADIEDREAAVENRQ, from the coding sequence ATGACCGCACTCGATATCATCACCCTGCTGCTCGTCGGCGGCGGCCTCGTCCGCGGCTTTCTGCGCGGCTTCGTCACCGAAGTGCTGGCGCTGGCCGCCTGGATCGCGGCCATCGCGGCGCTGAAGCTCTTCCACACCCCGCTCGCCGCGCGGCTGGAGGAACCGGTCGGCACCGTGTCGGGCGCGTCCGTGCTGGCCTTCGCCGTCATCTTCCTCGGCGTGTTCGTCACCGGCAAGCTCGTCTCGCACCGCATCGGCGGCGCGACCCGCAAGTCGATCGTGGGGCCGGTGGACCGCGTACTCGGCGGCGGTTTCGGCGCACTGAAGGGCTTGATCGGCGCGACCCTGCTCTTCCTCGCCGCGAGCCTTGCCTACGACCTGTTCTACGGCCGCGATGCCGAGCGTCCGGAATGGATGATGAACTCGCGCACCTATCCTCTGCTCAACGCCAGCGGCCGGGCCATCGTCGATTTCGTCGAGACGCGGCGCGGCAGAGAAGCCGACATCGAGGATCGGGAAGCTGCCGTGGAGAACCGTCAGTGA
- the radA gene encoding DNA repair protein RadA encodes MAKPRKRYVCQACGSVSSRWQGQCADCSEWNTLVEDASEIVTPFSAKHNLRSGGRAVALVGLDADIALPDRTKTGIAEFDRALGGGVVTGSATLIGGDPGIGKSTLLLQAAANIAARGLSVAYISGEEAADQVRLRARRLGLGQAPVQLAAATSVRDILTTLGEGAPPALLVIDSIQTMHSDLIEGAPGTVSQVRASAQELIRFAKESGTALILVGHVTKDGSIAGPRVLEHMVDTVLSFEGERSHQYRILRAVKNRFGGTDEIGVFSMQEEGLQEVANPSALFLTHRGEAVSGATVFPALEGTRPVLVEIQALTVRLASGATPRRAVVGWDSGRLAMILAVLEARCGLSFSTAEVYLNIAGGYRVGDPAADLAVAAALVSALSERPVPADTIAFGEVSLSGELRPVAHGALRMKEAAKLGFERALVPASLKGEKGPLALTGFRTLGELVDHMLGR; translated from the coding sequence ATGGCGAAACCCCGGAAACGTTATGTCTGCCAGGCCTGCGGATCGGTCTCCAGCCGCTGGCAGGGCCAGTGCGCCGACTGTTCGGAATGGAACACGCTGGTCGAGGACGCGTCCGAAATCGTGACTCCTTTCTCCGCCAAGCACAATCTCCGTTCCGGCGGCCGCGCGGTCGCTCTCGTCGGCCTCGACGCGGACATCGCGCTCCCCGACCGGACAAAAACCGGCATCGCCGAATTCGACCGCGCGCTCGGCGGGGGCGTGGTGACGGGTTCGGCGACGCTCATTGGCGGCGACCCCGGCATCGGCAAATCGACCCTGCTCCTCCAGGCCGCGGCCAACATCGCCGCGCGCGGGCTCTCCGTCGCCTATATCTCCGGCGAGGAAGCCGCCGATCAGGTCCGCCTCCGCGCCCGCCGCCTCGGCCTGGGTCAGGCTCCGGTCCAGCTCGCCGCCGCCACGTCCGTCCGCGACATCCTGACGACTTTGGGGGAGGGCGCGCCGCCCGCCTTGCTTGTCATCGATTCGATCCAGACCATGCATTCCGACTTGATCGAGGGCGCCCCCGGCACGGTGAGCCAGGTCCGCGCCTCGGCCCAGGAATTGATCCGCTTCGCCAAGGAAAGCGGCACCGCGCTGATCCTCGTCGGCCACGTCACGAAGGACGGCAGCATCGCGGGGCCCCGCGTGCTCGAGCATATGGTCGACACCGTCCTTTCCTTCGAAGGCGAGCGCAGCCACCAATATCGCATCCTCCGCGCCGTGAAGAACCGCTTCGGCGGCACCGACGAGATCGGCGTTTTCTCGATGCAGGAAGAGGGGCTGCAGGAGGTCGCCAACCCCTCGGCCCTCTTCCTCACCCATCGCGGCGAGGCCGTGTCCGGCGCCACCGTCTTTCCCGCGCTTGAAGGCACGCGCCCCGTTCTGGTTGAAATCCAGGCGCTCACCGTCCGCCTCGCCAGCGGCGCCACGCCGCGCCGCGCCGTGGTCGGCTGGGATTCGGGCCGCCTCGCCATGATCCTCGCCGTGCTGGAGGCGCGCTGCGGCCTCAGCTTCTCGACGGCCGAAGTCTATCTGAACATCGCGGGCGGCTACCGGGTCGGCGATCCCGCCGCCGATCTCGCCGTCGCCGCCGCCCTCGTCTCCGCGCTGTCCGAACGCCCCGTGCCTGCCGACACCATCGCGTTCGGCGAAGTCTCGCTTTCAGGCGAACTCCGCCCCGTCGCCCATGGTGCCCTCCGCATGAAGGAAGCCGCCAAACTGGGCTTCGAACGCGCGCTTGTTCCGGCTTCCTTGAAGGGTGAGAAGGGGCCGCTTGCCCTCACGGGCTTCCGCACCTTGGGCGAGCTGGTGGATCATATGCTGGGGCGCTAG
- a CDS encoding endonuclease/exonuclease/phosphatase family protein, with the protein MILVASYNMRKAVGTDRRRRPDRILDVLNEVGADVVALQEADRRFGERQSALPLHMIEEHSDYRPVPFGARDGSLGWHGNAILVRKDAEVTGHAMLHLPSLEPRGAVMADVRVHGEALRVVGMHLDLSGLWRRRQAHAILHRLEHEERGLPTVLMGDLNEWSAKGGCLRDFGHHYRLADCGKSFHARRPVAQLDRIMVSGGVEILESGAHQSASARKASDHLPIWARIRP; encoded by the coding sequence ATGATCCTCGTCGCCAGCTACAATATGCGCAAGGCCGTGGGCACCGACCGGCGGCGGCGGCCGGATCGCATTCTCGACGTGCTGAACGAAGTGGGGGCGGACGTGGTGGCGCTGCAGGAGGCCGACCGGCGCTTCGGCGAACGGCAGAGCGCCCTCCCCCTCCACATGATCGAAGAGCATAGCGATTATCGCCCGGTCCCATTCGGCGCGCGCGACGGCAGCCTCGGCTGGCACGGCAATGCGATCCTGGTGCGGAAGGATGCCGAGGTGACCGGACATGCGATGCTCCACCTCCCCTCGCTCGAACCGCGCGGCGCGGTGATGGCGGACGTACGGGTGCATGGCGAGGCGCTGCGGGTCGTCGGCATGCATCTCGATCTCTCCGGCCTGTGGCGGCGGCGGCAGGCGCATGCGATCCTCCACCGACTGGAGCATGAAGAAAGGGGGCTGCCGACAGTGCTGATGGGCGATCTCAACGAATGGAGCGCCAAGGGGGGATGCTTGCGCGATTTCGGGCACCACTATCGCCTTGCCGATTGCGGGAAGAGCTTCCACGCGCGGCGGCCGGTGGCGCAGCTCGACCGGATCATGGTTTCGGGAGGAGTCGAGATTTTGGAGAGCGGTGCGCACCAGAGCGCGTCGGCGCGGAAAGCCTCGGACCATTTGCCGATTTGGGCGCGGATACGGCCGTGA
- a CDS encoding serine hydrolase domain-containing protein, whose translation MFFSREGRGSLSRRIHYALAGILLVILVILVASGGSGKGAGTEGGMAKASGLKAALTRIVDAEPRPSKVDYARLDRLLTELAGRKPVVGLAVAVVENGEIRFMKGYGETVAGSGDPVTTSTVFRWASVSKGVAADMVAKLAAEGELSLYDPAGKYAPSLRLPGAAEQKATVSDILSHRLGLFAHANDSKLEDGMDARLLRSELATLNLICPPSQCHAYQNVAYDAASEIVEKVTGQPYPQAVRERLFMPLGMTSATATREGLYAAKSWARPHRGGKESKPVEVTDSYYRVPAAGGINSSIKDLALWMIAQMGGMPDVLPEGALEAVQTPLTATPGELGRLRIARERLKSAQYGLGWRIYDYAGHRVVGHRGGVTGYRSLILFDPQQKSGVVALWNSATSQPAGIEFEVLDMLYGLEPKDWLKLES comes from the coding sequence TTGTTTTTCAGCCGTGAAGGGAGAGGTTCGCTGAGCCGGCGAATCCATTATGCGCTTGCGGGCATATTGCTCGTCATTCTCGTCATCCTCGTCGCTTCGGGCGGATCCGGAAAGGGGGCCGGGACCGAAGGCGGCATGGCGAAAGCATCGGGCCTGAAGGCGGCGCTCACGCGAATCGTTGATGCCGAGCCCCGGCCAAGCAAGGTCGATTATGCCCGGCTCGACCGGCTTCTTACCGAATTGGCGGGGCGCAAGCCGGTCGTCGGTCTCGCCGTCGCGGTGGTCGAAAATGGCGAAATCCGCTTCATGAAGGGTTATGGGGAGACCGTCGCGGGCAGCGGCGATCCCGTCACGACCAGCACCGTGTTCCGCTGGGCCTCGGTATCGAAGGGTGTGGCGGCCGATATGGTCGCGAAGCTCGCCGCGGAAGGCGAGTTGTCGCTCTACGATCCGGCCGGCAAATATGCGCCCTCGCTCCGCCTGCCGGGCGCGGCCGAGCAAAAGGCGACGGTGTCCGACATTCTGTCCCACCGTCTCGGCCTTTTCGCCCATGCCAACGATTCGAAGCTGGAGGACGGCATGGACGCGCGCCTCCTTCGCAGCGAACTGGCCACCCTCAACCTCATCTGCCCGCCCAGCCAATGCCATGCCTACCAGAACGTCGCCTATGACGCGGCGAGCGAGATCGTCGAGAAGGTGACGGGCCAGCCTTATCCGCAAGCGGTGCGCGAGCGCCTGTTCATGCCGCTAGGCATGACCAGCGCGACCGCGACCCGCGAAGGCCTCTATGCCGCGAAAAGCTGGGCCAGGCCGCATCGCGGCGGCAAGGAGTCCAAGCCGGTCGAGGTCACCGATTCCTATTATCGCGTGCCCGCCGCGGGCGGCATCAACAGCTCGATCAAGGATCTGGCGCTCTGGATGATCGCGCAGATGGGCGGCATGCCGGACGTGCTGCCGGAGGGCGCGCTGGAAGCGGTGCAGACGCCGCTCACCGCCACGCCGGGCGAACTCGGCCGCCTCCGCATCGCTCGCGAGCGGCTGAAATCGGCGCAATATGGCCTCGGCTGGCGCATCTACGATTATGCCGGCCACCGCGTCGTCGGTCATCGCGGCGGCGTCACCGGCTACCGCTCGCTGATCCTCTTCGATCCCCAGCAGAAGAGCGGCGTCGTTGCGCTGTGGAACAGCGCGACCAGCCAGCCCGCGGGGATCGAATTCGAAGTGCTCGACATGCTTTACGGCCTGGAGCCCAAGGACTGGCTAAAGCTGGAAAGCTAA
- a CDS encoding GlxA family transcriptional regulator produces MQQATHRDTHRIVMLAFPDAQILDVTGPLEIFSRTARWTEEHVEAGWTPYSVEIVAERAGSVRMSSGLEIMASRSCFDVDRADTLLVAGGVGHRQVAANAAILSWLKGAAARSDRVGSICTGAFILAAAGLLDGRRATTHWAYCQELSRVANCSVSADTLYVRDGNIYTSAGVTAGMDMALALVEEDMGRAIALRVAQELVMYLFRPGGQSQFSRQLEAQKREGPFGELQLWMIEHLGQPLSLDALAEKAGISSRHFTRRFTAEFGMAPVAYLTHLRIERARSLLETSRQSAKAIARETGFGNEQNLRRAFRKALGVTPEDYRARFGSGSAE; encoded by the coding sequence ATGCAGCAAGCCACGCATCGAGACACGCACCGCATCGTCATGCTGGCTTTTCCCGACGCGCAGATATTGGATGTGACCGGACCGCTGGAAATCTTCTCCCGCACGGCGCGGTGGACGGAAGAGCATGTCGAAGCGGGATGGACGCCCTACAGCGTCGAAATCGTGGCGGAACGGGCGGGTTCGGTCCGCATGTCGAGCGGCCTTGAAATCATGGCGTCGCGATCCTGTTTCGATGTGGATCGGGCCGATACGCTGCTTGTCGCCGGGGGCGTCGGCCATCGGCAGGTGGCGGCCAATGCAGCGATCCTGTCCTGGTTGAAGGGTGCGGCCGCCCGCTCGGACCGTGTCGGATCGATCTGCACCGGGGCGTTTATCCTGGCGGCGGCGGGACTGCTGGATGGCCGCCGGGCGACGACGCATTGGGCTTATTGCCAGGAGCTGTCCCGCGTCGCCAATTGTTCGGTATCGGCGGATACGCTCTACGTGCGCGACGGCAATATCTATACGTCGGCAGGGGTAACCGCGGGCATGGATATGGCGCTGGCCCTGGTGGAAGAGGATATGGGCCGCGCCATCGCCCTTCGCGTCGCCCAGGAGCTTGTCATGTATCTGTTCCGGCCGGGCGGCCAATCGCAATTCAGCCGGCAATTGGAGGCTCAAAAGCGGGAAGGCCCTTTCGGGGAGCTTCAATTGTGGATGATCGAACATCTCGGCCAGCCGCTGTCCCTCGACGCGCTCGCGGAGAAAGCGGGCATCAGCAGCCGTCACTTCACCCGGCGCTTCACGGCGGAATTCGGGATGGCGCCTGTCGCCTACCTCACCCATTTGCGGATCGAGCGGGCGCGCTCGTTGCTCGAAACGTCCCGCCAGTCCGCCAAGGCCATCGCCCGTGAAACCGGGTTCGGGAACGAACAGAATCTCCGTCGCGCATTCCGCAAGGCGCTGGGCGTGACGCCGGAGGATTATCGCGCGCGTTTCGGGTCTGGTTCGGCCGAATAG